TAGACCTCTTGACCTATAAAGGAGTCCATCGTTTGTTGAAAGAGAGAATACTCAAGGAAGAGGTTAAGATATTATGAAAAGAGACCCATTGGTGTTTATAGAGCACATCCTTGAGAGCATCGGGAACATAGTGTCTTTTTCTTAACTTTTATCGAAGATATTTGGAAAGAGAGGTGAATTTTTTGGAAGAACTTATGTTGGGGGACCTGAATCTTATACCAAGTTTTCCTGAGTTTAGTAAAATAGATACGGGAGAAAATTTAATTCATACAGGACCGCTGTTATATGAAGGGCAGAGAAATAAAGTTAACTTCAAAGCTATAAGAGAAGCAATAAAAGTTTTTGTGTATATGGGAAACTTCCCTGATCCCGGATGGCACAAAGTAAGGAATTATCTTCAGACCCAACTAATGAATAAGGATATTGGATTTGTATGGGCGACTGGAAATCAGGAGGATAAGTCACAGAATAATCCTCCAATTTACTGGCAGGGGTATGTTTCGGGTTCATCAGCAATTGAAGGCTGTGATTTGTATTTAAATCATGGCGGCCATTCATCATGCATGCGGGCGATGGCAAAAGGGACTAAATCGATTGTTATTCCAACAAATTCAGAAAGATTATGGAATGGAAGGCAATGCGAAGTGTTAAAGGTAGGAAAGGTTTTCCCTCTATCCGAGCTTTATGGGCTTACTGAAACATTTATTAAAGAGTACTGCAAAAGTAAAACCGATACAGTAAATCTCAGCAAATATGAGTCAGTAAGGCAAGATGCCGTCAACAGGATTATACGGCTAATATAGCAAGAAATATAAAAAGCCAATACAATCCATCATTATGACAACCCCTTTATTTGAGACATATGACCAAAAAGACGTTCTCATTAGTCCTCAGGACCAAATCTCAAATTTCCATAGAAACCACAATGCCAAAATAACCAAACTGCCGTCGACCTGTATCCTGGCGGCTATGAATCCGAACAGAATAGAAAGGAATCTTCAAGGCTGGAAGCTCAAAAGGCAGATGCAATTTATTCCCGGATCTCCTGATTTCCCCTTAAAAATCTATCAAAAGGGGAATAAAGAAATGCTAGTAGCATACGGCGGGATGGGCGGCGCAGCATTATGCAACACATTGGAGTTAGTTATAGCATTAGGTGTCAAAAAAGTGTATATGATAGGTATGTGCGGAGGCATCACAAACGCAAGAATAGGGGATATTGTTGTTGCTGAGAAAGCCATCCGTGATGAAGGGATATCCTATCACTATCTTGAGCGATCCAAAGAAGCTAAAGCAAGCGTCTCAGTTAAACTCCCAGCTAAGTATGGGGCGGTCTGGACAACAGATGCTATGTACAGAGAAACACTCACAAAATATCACAAATATAAGAAACACGGAGTTCTTGGCGTTGACATGGAGACCGCTTCGGCATATGCAGTTGCAGAGTTCAGAAGGATAAAGATTGTTTCGTTGCTGGTGGTATCAGACATTGTAGAGCCAGAAAAATGGAATCCGCAATTTCATAATGATAAGGTTGAAGATGGAATTAAGAGGATACTGAAAGGACTGTCTATTTAGAAAAAAGTATTTAGCAATGCCGATTTTCATAGTTGCTTATGGGTTTTTTACAGTTTGAAGAATTTCCTAAGGACCTCAGAAGGCTCTGACCAGTTAAGCCTCTCTGACCTCAACCTAGATGCAGAGGTGGACAGCATTGATGCTCATCTCTTCGCAGACAAGGTGGCAAGAGGCGAGGCAAACCAGAGCGACCTTCTTGTATTTATCGAAGAGTTCCAGAGAAGGAATCCTGAAGACCAAGCAACATTGGCAGTTCTCCAAGCATTGAGGACAAGCAGTGTTGAGGATTGGGGGATGTATAGGTAAGAGTGTTTCTGGCTGAGAGATAGCTAAAGAAGATTTAAGAATTTCTCTTTTTTCATTCCAGCCTGCCGTATAATCTCAAGAAGGGTTCCTTTATCTATCTCTTTATGATTTGGAACAACTACTGCTTTAGTTCCATCTGTAGCCGCTCTCTTAAGGATAATATGGCTTCCTTTCTGCCGCGCAATAAGAAACCCATCCTTTGCCGGTCGCATTGAAAAGTTGCTCACTTCGTTCGGCAATGCCAAGTTCGCCTCGCGTTTATAGATGTGGTAAGCGACATTTCCCGTGTGGAGCATCCCCTGTGTCGCTGATCTCTTTTTTATTTCAGAGGCTCACAAGAAGGCATTGCATCACTTTTCAATGCGACCCCTTTGCCAGCACTTTTATAACTTCCTTTCCAGAAAGCCTAGGCAATTTTTGCATGTTCTTTTAAAGAAAATCTTGCAATAATGGCTTCCTTGCCCTTGAACTCTTTTGGAACTCCCATCTCTTCTATATACAATTCAACTGCTTCCTTAAGATTTTCCAAGGCTTCCTCTATTGTATATCCTTGGCTTACAACATCTATCTCAGGGCATAACGCAACAAATTGTTTCTCTCCTTTTCTAATAATTGCTGTGAATTCCATAGCAGATCACAATTGTACGTGGAGTGCAATCTCTTTTATAAATCTTGTTATTTCGAGACCTAGGTCTCCGTAGCAATGTTTTTAAAGCATACGGGACTCAAATATGATTATGAGGTTAGGACTCTTCTCCCTCAATCTTGGAGGCATTTCAGTCATTGATCCTAAGTTTAACGTCCTTGTGAGTCTCTTATCAGAGTGTAATCCTGATATTGCTTTATTTCAGGAAATCAGAATTCGCAAGGGCATGCCTGATCTGCTTGGAACGCTGCAGCAGAGGATTGGACTGCCGCATAGAAGATACGATCAAAGCCACGATTTTGCTAAAGATTATGGCAAAGGTAAAACTCAAGACGAGCAGGTTATTGAAGGGCTGGGTGTCTTATCAAAAATGGAGTTTACGACTTCATCCAAAAAGCTTCCCATAATAAAGGGTGTAGATAGGTGGCCGCGCATAGCTGTCAAATATAGGTTTGATAGATTTACCGTATGCAATCTTCATCTAAGCAAGTATCCAAAGACAAGAAAACTCCAGGTGAATCGCCTCCCTGAAGCAGATATGTATGTTGGTGATTTTAATATGTCTCCAACAGAAGTAAGGCGGGCATTTCCCAGCATGGTTAATTCGTATGATGTGGATCAGTATACATCATTTCCATCAGAGAATGCAACTTACGATTATGTGATATTGCGCAGAGGGAAGTTTATCGCCGTAAGTTGCAAGCAAGACTCCATTTCTGATCACAGGGCTATTATGGCTGTGGTTGATTTGTAGTTGATTTTATGAACGATTCTATTTCAGCAATGACCTCTTGTTGTGTTTTGACACGAGGAGTAAGGATAGCGGCGTTGTCTTCACTAAAAGTCAAGTTTATCCTAGATTTCCCTACACCCATGCGGGTATAAGAATAAATAGTTGGACCCCTATACGTGCGCTCAATTCCGATGTTAGACTGGTGATCTGAGAGCACTATCAAATTCGCATGACTCGGCTCAAGATTTCTGAAAGTCTCCCCTATAAGATCATCAATGAATTTAAGACTCTTAACTTTGTCATCACGTGTTTTTTTTCTGGACGCCTCAGATGATTCTTTGACATAAACAATAGCAGAGCAATCCCTCTCTGAATCACCAGCAATACATGGAAGGACTCTATCTGTGAAATCTTTCATTTTTGTATCATACTGAAAAAGGTCATTCTCCAGAATATCTGGATTTTGCGAGATACTGACCCCAACAAGATTAAAAGCTTCCACTAGAGATCCCACTGCCCAGCCATAAAGAGTTGTTGGGCGTATTGTTGAGAGGTTTGCCGGACTGTAATCTTGGAGTAATACGGGGTAAACATTTAAATCACGCTTTGAAACCAAAAATTGAAGTTTGTTTAGATAGTCTTCCAAACCTTCTTTTCCTTGAGAAGCCACACACCAACAGTTGCCTTTCCTGCTGATGTTGCTTTTTGTTGTCTTGGTATGGGGAAATTCTTGGCTTAGGGAATCAAGGACATTTGACAGATGTTCCTCACCAATAAGTCTAGGCGCCTTATCCCATCCCTTCATAGGATCGTAATTCTTCTCAATTATTCTGAATAAAGCAACACTAGAGAATTTTTGCAGATCGATGCCTGCTCTCATCAACTCAAGACCAGCCCTCCCTGGGTTATGATTAGGATCAAGGCCAAAGAAATAGGGAAACACAACATACGTTTCAGGATTTGGAACATAAGGTCTTGTCGATGGCTCATACAAACCAATTTTTCCCGTACTACTAATCCTATCAAGATATTGGTGGGAGGCGATATCTAAAGTAGTTGGTTCGTTTCCAAACGATTCCGTTAGACCGTCAAGCAGGAAGTAGAGATTCATGAAGTTCACCGATAGCTTTTTCAACTGCCTTAAATACCTGAGAGGGGAGTATATAATTTATGCAAGGTGGTCCAATTGATTTGCAAGTTTCAGAATCTTTATTAGTATCACAAGGAAAGGGACTGAGTACAGGTATCTCCGTTGAGGATAGCGTTCCCCAAATACTTGGAGTCGTATGCCCATAGAGACTTATAACGGGGAGCCCTAAATAACCCGCAATATGTTTTAGACCTGTATCAATTGTGATAACCAAGTCAGCAACAAGCAGATTTCTAACTTGGGTCTCAGGAGTTTCTGCGGCGTATATGATTGCCCCTATTGATTGAGCAAAACCCAGTAATTCTGGCATCTCATATGTCGCGCAGTTAATTATTAATTGCGCACCTGTGCGTGTAATAAGACGATCCGATAACGCACACCAATTATCTAGATCCCATTCTTTATAAGAGAAATTAGACTTCGGCACAAGGCTTACAATTGGACGTTTTGAATATCGAAGCTTTTCTTCCAATGAGTATTGGTAATCATCTGCAGTAGGATACAAACGTAACATATCCTTACCCAAAGTAATGCCAAATGCACCGAGTCGATTGCTGTAGTTTTGTACATTGTGTACATCAGAATCAATTATTCTATCCTCAAGAAGTTCTATAGGAGACATAGGATTAAAGAATGCAGGGCAACGGCATTTTGCCGTCCTTATCTTAGCAACATGCAACGTTTGTAA
This Candidatus Nanoarchaeia archaeon DNA region includes the following protein-coding sequences:
- a CDS encoding glycosyltransferase → MEELMLGDLNLIPSFPEFSKIDTGENLIHTGPLLYEGQRNKVNFKAIREAIKVFVYMGNFPDPGWHKVRNYLQTQLMNKDIGFVWATGNQEDKSQNNPPIYWQGYVSGSSAIEGCDLYLNHGGHSSCMRAMAKGTKSIVIPTNSERLWNGRQCEVLKVGKVFPLSELYGLTETFIKEYCKSKTDTVNLSKYESVRQDAVNRIIRLI
- a CDS encoding nucleoside phosphorylase yields the protein MTTPLFETYDQKDVLISPQDQISNFHRNHNAKITKLPSTCILAAMNPNRIERNLQGWKLKRQMQFIPGSPDFPLKIYQKGNKEMLVAYGGMGGAALCNTLELVIALGVKKVYMIGMCGGITNARIGDIVVAEKAIRDEGISYHYLERSKEAKASVSVKLPAKYGAVWTTDAMYRETLTKYHKYKKHGVLGVDMETASAYAVAEFRRIKIVSLLVVSDIVEPEKWNPQFHNDKVEDGIKRILKGLSI
- a CDS encoding type II toxin-antitoxin system HicA family toxin; amino-acid sequence: MRPAKDGFLIARQKGSHIILKRAATDGTKAVVVPNHKEIDKGTLLEIIRQAGMKKEKFLNLL
- a CDS encoding type II toxin-antitoxin system HicB family antitoxin, coding for MEFTAIIRKGEKQFVALCPEIDVVSQGYTIEEALENLKEAVELYIEEMGVPKEFKGKEAIIARFSLKEHAKIA
- a CDS encoding endonuclease/exonuclease/phosphatase family protein; amino-acid sequence: MRLGLFSLNLGGISVIDPKFNVLVSLLSECNPDIALFQEIRIRKGMPDLLGTLQQRIGLPHRRYDQSHDFAKDYGKGKTQDEQVIEGLGVLSKMEFTTSSKKLPIIKGVDRWPRIAVKYRFDRFTVCNLHLSKYPKTRKLQVNRLPEADMYVGDFNMSPTEVRRAFPSMVNSYDVDQYTSFPSENATYDYVILRRGKFIAVSCKQDSISDHRAIMAVVDL
- a CDS encoding glycosyltransferase family 9 protein, translated to MKKNYLAILYGLFGDVAALSAFSNLIGETASERFSLVTLEKFSRFSEVYGAYKQVIPFDPSHPEISVTHVNDMGIDVLSDLHSSSFNSPEYIEWLQTLHVAKIRTAKCRCPAFFNPMSPIELLEDRIIDSDVHNVQNYSNRLGAFGITLGKDMLRLYPTADDYQYSLEEKLRYSKRPIVSLVPKSNFSYKEWDLDNWCALSDRLITRTGAQLIINCATYEMPELLGFAQSIGAIIYAAETPETQVRNLLVADLVITIDTGLKHIAGYLGLPVISLYGHTTPSIWGTLSSTEIPVLSPFPCDTNKDSETCKSIGPPCINYILPSQVFKAVEKAIGELHESLLPA